The window AGGCATTAGCAGATCCTCCGTCTCCTTTGCGGTATTTGGATATTTCCTATGCGCATTAATAGGCTATGTCGTTGTTCAAATGTTAACAAACAAAACCTTTAAAGTACTTAACACATACAAGGGTTATGTGGGGTATGCACTTGTATTAATAATCATGCTTCTGGGTGTCAAGTTTGATATTTTCGGATATATAAATAAAGTTCCCGCTGCTGATGAGGTTGCAAATGTTTACATGGGATATAACCTCTACTGGTGGGAAAACCAAGACAGTGAAAAATATACAAACATGTCAAATGACAATACTACCGTTTATAAAGAAACTTCAAATATAAAGAACATAATAGAGCTTCATAAAATGGCTCTGGATAACAGGAGTAAGAATGGCTTCTCAACTTACATTGCCTATACATTAAAAAACGGCAAAAAGATTGTAAGATATTATTCAATTGATACCAACCTGTATGCTTCTGCACTGGGGCCAATATATGAAAGCAATGAATACAAATACGGCAGATTCCCGATTCTTCATCAGGAAGCAGATGATATTAAGTATATACAGGTACACGATTATTCAAATAAAAAACAACCTACCGTCATTTCTGATAAAGAAAAGCTTAAAAACTTTATAACAGAAATGCGTAAGGATATTAACGGTTTCAACTATGAACAGCTTGCAACCTCTGCTGAGGATAAGCTCTGGATAGATATTAATGACAATAACGACAGGATTGTTTCATATGGTGTAAATTCAAACTATACTAACACATTGAACTGGTTTAACAGTAACAACTATCAATAAAAAAAGGGCAGTAATGGCGATATTACCATTACTGCCCTTTTTTCATTTTATTAACCTTCTTTTACCGGGGCTTTTCTTATCAACAAATATGATAATCCCGAAAGTAAAAGCGTAGTAACAAGGAATATACCGGCTGCACTTATAGGCCCGTAGTTTGTATTTACTCCAAACATTGCTCTTAACCCGTTGTATAGCCATTTAACAGTAGCTGCTGAACAAAAGTTTTGAAGTATATACGGAAGTACCATTGCAAAAAAGACCGGAACTCCAATTGATACACATATCTTCTGTATTTTGTTCATTCTGTAATAAGCAAGTGTTATAAAATACCCAAGAGTTATTGCACACGTATACAGTGTTACGTTCCATAAAAAAGAAATCACTATATCTCCGCTGCTTTGGGTTTTATCCTGATAAATCATTCCATACAAAGTATTATAATTTATTATTTTGTTAAATACAGCTGTAAAAGCCATATTAATAACTGTCATGCCTGCTGTTACAGGAATTACAGCCAAGAAAAAGCTTTTAAACTGAGTTTTTCTTGGTACACCATTGGACATTAAAAATAAATAATTTTTTCTAAAAGAGTTTAAGCCTACAATAAACAAAAATATTGCCGACGTCATTTCAATTCCGTTAAATGAGCTGTCATTCTCAGATGTGACACAAGCAAAAAATATTATCAGCGTTACTATAATTAAATAAAAAATCAAGACAGTATTCTTCATCTCCGAAAAAATATATTTAGAAGCTGTTTTTAATCTCATCAATAATCCCCTCCATTATCTATTAGTCATGTGAATGAATAGTTTCTGTAAATCAGGTTTTGTAACTTCCAATCCTTCGGGAATACCTGACTTATCCAAATGCCCAAGTATATATGCACTTTTAAGTCCACCTATGGTATCGGCTCCAAGTACATTTTTGCCTGCAGTAAAACTGTCAACCGCAGATATACTTCCGGTTATGGCATAGCCCTGTGACAGAACGCTTTCCACAGACTCCTTCAAAATCAGTTTGCCTGATTTTATTATTATAACGTCTTCAATTATCTCTGCCGCTTCTTCAATCAAATGTGTTGAAATGATAATAGTTTTTGGTTTTTCACTGTAATTTTTAAGCAATTCCTTATAAAAGAGGTCACGGTGATTTGCATCCAGTCCCAGAACAGGCTCATCTAAAAGGACAAAAGGCACATTGCAGGACAACGCTAAAATCATTTTGAATATAGATGTATAACCTGTAGACAGAGTTTTTATCTTTTGACTTAATTTCAGCGAAAACTTCTCACACAATTCGCTAGCGTATTCAATGTCAAAATCAGTGTAAAATCCTTTAGTCCATGTAAATGCCTTTTTTACAGTCATATGCTCAGGATAGTAATTATTTTCAGTCATAAAATAAAGCTTTGATAAAGCACTATCATTTTCTATAACACTCTCACCGTCTACAAGAATCTCACCATCTGTAGGAAAAATCCTGTTTGTAATAAGGTTCAGCAAGGTTGTCTTTCCTGCTCCGTTACGGCCCAGCAGTCCGTAAATCTTGTTCTCTTCAAGCTTCAGGGTTACATTGTCCAGGGCTGTCACGTCTGCAAATTTTTTAGTTATATTCTTGATTTCCATTTGACTCATATTTCAAACCCTCTTTCCAACATTTTTAATATATCCTCTTTTGAAATTGAAAGCTTCTTTGCCTCTGTCACAAGAGATTTTATATAGCTTTCAAAAAAGTCTACCTTCCGTTGTTCAAGTATTTTTTCTTTTGCTCCGTTTGCAACAAACATGCCAAGCCCCCTCTTCTTATAAACAATTCCGTTATCAACTAAAATATTTATTCCCTTCAGCGCAGTGGCCGGGTTTATCTTGTAGTTTACCGATATCTCTGTTGTGGATGGAATTTGCGTCTCCTCTTGGTACGCCCCCGCTATAATGGCATCCTCCAATTCCTCAGAAAGTTGAAGATATATAGGTTTGTCATTATTAAAATCTAGCTTCATGCCTTCACCACCTATTTAGTTAATTTGTTAACTGGTTGATTGGTTAATTACTTCTATAACTAACTATATAACTAAAGGTTATAAAAGTCAATATGTAAATTTAAATTTTTATATACTTTTGAAAAGTTAAATCGTATAATTTACATATCTAAAATGAATAATGTACATAATTTTACATATGAATCCCTGTTTAGGGGTATACGGAGGTAACATGCCTAATCTGGTTACTCATTATCTTTGCGGCTTGGAAGCTGTTAAAATGATTGAAAATAAAGAGTGCAAAAAACTCATTGAACAATATAAGAACGTCTTTAATCTAGGTGTTCAGGGCCCGGATATACTTTTTTACTATGGTATCTGGCCTTGGTCTCCTAAAACTAAATATGGCACTATAGGAGAGAAATTTCATATATCAAAAGTGAATATTGTATTCAGTAATATTATTGACTACATTTTAAAGCAGGAGGGGACTGTAAAAGACATTCTTACAGTTTATTTTATGGGCTTTTTATGCCATAACTGTCTGGACAGTATTACTCACCCTTATATATTCTACAAATCAGGCTTTAAGACTGACGATGATCAGCGCACAAACCTGTATCACTACTATCACAGGCGTTTTGAGACTTCCATTGACGTATTGATGTGCAATCGCCTTTTAAAGAAAAAAGTTCATGAGATACGAATTAACAAACTGATAGGTATACCTGTCAGGGAACGTGACATAATCGGGGATATGTACGAAAGCGTTATAGCCTCGGTTTTTAATTTTAAAATCCCCGGTAAGCTTATATCAAGAGCCATAAAGGATATGAATATAGTAGAAAAACTCCTTAGGGACCCACATGGTATAAAGAAGAAATTTGTAGCAGGTGTAGACCAACTTTTGTATGGATTCCCTCTTTTCTCCAGCCTCATTTTCCCTTTACAGCTAAAGGACGGCTTGGATTACTTGAATCTTGCAAAAAAAGAATGGGCAATGCCATATGATAAAAACCGCAAAAGTAATCTTTCATTTATAGAAATGTTTAAAGAAGCCTGCGACAAAACGCAACGCTTTTGTCAGGTACTATATTCAACTATAACAGAGAACACATCCAATGTTTCTAATGCCTTGAAACTATTTGGGAACAATTCCTACACTTCAGGAATCAATTGTGATTTGTCAGTTAAATTCAAATACCACGATATTATTTTTGATTAACATGGTGTTTAAGCAACCTCATTACCATGTCAACGGTATCAGCCAGATCTTTCTTGCTTCTGGCTTTTGCCTTTTCAAATGGCATAGCTACTCTGTTAATACTTACAATAGCCGACACTCCCATTTCATAGGCTGCTTCAGCTCCATCCCCCACATCTCCTACTAGGGCAACAACAGGAATATTCTTACTTTTAGCACGGGCAGCAACGCCTATAACAACCTTTCCTCTGAGACTTTGGCGGTCAATTCTTCCTTCCCCTGTAAAAATAACATCGGCATCTTTTATTATGTTTTCAAAGCCTGCTAAATCAAGGACTGTTTCGATTCCGGGTTTGAGACTTCCTTTAAGGAAAGCCAGTATTCCTGCACCCATTGCACCTGCTGCACCACTTCCCGGAATTTTTGATACATCAACTCCCAGCTGACTTTTTATTGTCTCGGATAAATCCATAAGATTTTTGTCGAGGAGTAAAACCATATCCCGGTCGGCACCTTTTTGTGGTGCATAAACATACGCAGCACCGTTTTTACCGTACATGGGATTGTCAATATCGCACATAGCAGTTATTTTACAATCTTTAAGGAGCCTTTCAGCAGAAGCAGTGTCAATATGCGCTATTTCTGCCAAGGTACTACCTGTGGGAATAAACTCATCCCCTGCCTTGTTCTTAAAGCATACACCCAAAGCACACGCCATTCCGGTACCACCATCGTTTGTACAACTTCCCCCAAGGCCTATTATTATCTCACGGCAGCCGTTTTCTACAGCATGACGTATCATTGTACCAACTCCAAAGGTAGTGGTGACAGAAGGATTTAGCCTTTGTTCTGCCAATGGAAGGCCTGCAAACATGGCTGTCTCCAGTATGGCTGTATTGCCTTTTCTGGCGTAATAGCCTTGCAGTTTTTCATTATAAGGTCCTGTAGCCATAAGAGTAACCTTTTGCGCTCCAAGAAGCTGTATGAAGCAATCAGATGTACCTTCCCCTCCATCAGCCACGGGTATTTCAATTATTTCACTGTCAGGATAAAATTCTATAATTTTTGATTTTACTATGCCACAAACCTCAACAGAACTCATACTTCCTTTAAAAGAGTCAGGAGCAATCACAAACTTCTTCATTTGACATTCCTCTTTTCACGCTTATATGTATAAAAAGAACACATATTCCATACGAAATCTGTGTTCTTTTTATACATATAAGTTATTAATATTTATTATATTGAAAGTATATTACTTAGTTCAAGAAGCTCATTGTCAATATCCTTTTTCATAGCCAATGCTTCATCTATATCAATATCAACAACCTTAGAATCCTTTACAGATATAATTCTGTTAAATACACCATCTTTAAGCAATGTCACAGCCTTTGCTCCCATAACACTTGCCATAACTCTGTCCTGAATAGTCGGGCTTCCGCCTCTTTGGATATATCCCAAGACTGTTCCTCTTGTTTCTATTCCTGTAAGGTCTTCTATCTTCTTGGCAAGCTCCAGTGCTCCACCTATTTTCTCAGCAACACCTTCAGCCAATATGATAATATAGTTTTTCTTTCCGCTATTTCTTCCCTGAATTATTTTTCTTATGATATCTTTATCAAAATCGAATTCTCTTTCAGGAAGAAGAATTACTTCCGCACCGCCTGCAATTCCTACATTCAAAGCAATATGTCCTGCACGGCGTCCCATTACTTCAAGTACGCTGCATCGTTCATGTGAATATGCCGTATCTCTGATTTTGTCAAGTGCGTCCTGAACAGTATTCATTGCTGTATCGTAGCCTATTGTATATTCTGAACTTGCTATGTCATTATCAATTGTTCCCGGCAAACCCATAACCTTCATACCAAATTTACTGAAATCTCTGGCTCCTCTGTATGAACCGTCTCCTCCGATAACAACAAGTGCATCCATACCAAAAGCCTTTGAAATTGACATGGCCTTCTGCATGCCTTCGTCAGTTGTAAATGCCTTACATCTGGCTGTCTGAAGTATAGTTCCCCCTCTATGAATAATATCCGATACATCTCTGGCGCTCATATCAAATATATCTCCGGTAACTAAACCATTGTAACCTTTCCTGATACCCAGCATCTTGAAGCCGTGATATATACCTGTTCTTACAACAGCACGTATGGCAGCATTCATTCCCGGTGCATCCCCGCCGCTGGTAAGTACTCCTATTGTTTTAATGTCGCTCATTTCAAAACCTCCCCATAAACAGTAAAATCTGAATGTCGTATATATACATCAAATTTTTATACAAAACTGAACCCAATTGAGTTCATTATAAACCAATACAACATCAGAAACAATATAAATCAGTTACTTTGTTTTTTTATACATACAATTTCCAATAGCTTCTCCAGCCAGAACTCTTGTTTCAAAGCCTTCTTCAGTCTGTTGTATTATATCTTCATCAATTTTAACCATGTCCTTTTTAAAAATCAGAAGAACAGTAGAACCACCGAATTTAAAAAATCCTTTTTCATCGCCTCTTGAAACACGTTCCCCGGGAGTATAAGTCTGAATTATTGAGCCTACTGAGGTTGCTCCCACTTCTATGTATAGAACATCCCCAAAATTGTCTGTTTTAAATATGCTGTATTCCCTTTTGTTTCTGCAAAAAAGCTCAGGTATTTTCTTTAATGCAACAGGATTTACAGAGTAGTATTCGCCCTTTATTTTGTGTGTTTCCATACACTTACCGCTGTCAAAGAAATGGAATCTGTGATAGTCTACGGGACAAAGCCTTAATATCATATAAGTACCCCCATTGTAATCCTGAGCCAGTTTTTCGTCCTGAAGGAGGTCACTTAAACTGTAGGTCATTCCTTTTATCTGAAGAAGTTTTTCCTTATCTATATTCTCCCATGCCTGAAGTCGTCCATCCCCCGGAGACAGGAGTTTTTCTTGAGCTTTGTCAAAATTTCTGGCAGAAGATTTCAGTTTTCTGGCAAAGAAATCATTGAAGCTTTTGAAATCTTCCGGCTTGTCCTGACATTCATTAATATCTATTGAAAATTTATCTGCAAAACCCTTTATAGTCCTGCGGCTTATTTTCCTGTCACAGAAAAATCCCGTCAAAGCAGAATATACCTTACGTTTTACAAGGAGTTCCAAGCCCAGCTTTCCTCTTCTTGTTGTGTACAGGGTATCAAGGAGATTGCCTCCTGCTACCTGCTCAATATCATATTGTTTGTTCTTTCTATTATAAATCTTAATCATTGTATTCTCTTTTCTATAAATAATTTTTCCCTTAATGAGAATTTTATATTATTGAGAAAATTAATGCAATTTAAAAAACTCCTCCCGACATATTATTATTTTATGCCAAGAAGGAGTTTTTTTAGTCATTTTATGTTTTGTATGACGGTTTACTTGTATGGGTCTATTGTTTGAATAGTTCCATCCTCGTTATATTTTAATTCAGTAAATTTCACGCATCTCTTATTGTCACGGCCACCTGATAATGAGCTGTCATGGTAGAACAGATACCACTTATCCTGATACTGTACTATTGAGTGGTGAGTAGTCCATCCTACAACCGGTGTGAGTATTTTTCCTTTGAATACAAAAGGTCCTTTTGGATTATTACCAACTGCATATACAATGGTATGAGTTGTACCTGTTGAGTATGAAAGGTAATAATTCCCATTATATTTATGCATCCACGGGCCTTCAAAATATCTTCTGTCTTCGTCCCCGGCAAGAATAGGATTACCCTCTTCATCAACAATTGATATCTCTTCCGGCGCTTCTTTGAATGTAAGCATATCATCACTCAATTCAGCTACTCTTGGACCTATAGCCGGTGCTGATACATCAGGACCTTCAGCGTCAGGACTAAAGCTGCCTGTCTGCCACTTTTCAAGTTGACCGCCCCAAAGACCACCGAAATAAATGTAAGCTCTGTTGTCATCATCCACTAAAACAGCAGGGTCTATGCTGAAGCTGCCGGGAATAGGCTCTTTTTGAGCTGTAAACGGCCCAGCCGGTGATGAACTTGAAGCTACTCCGATTCTGAATATACCATCCTTATCCCTTGCAGGGAAATACAAATAGTAGGTGTTATTTTTGAAAGCAGCGTCCGGTGCCCACATTTGCTTAGATACCCATGGAACATCTTTCATGTGCAGAGCTTCACCATTATCAACACAAGGCGAATTTAAATCCTCCAAAGACAATATGTGATAGTCTTCCATCATATACTGGTCTCCGTTATCATTTGAAACTATATCCTCGTCAAGGTCGTGAGAAGGATATATATAAATTTTGCCTTCAAATACATGTGCAGAAGGGTCTGCTGTATAAATGTGTTCCACTAAAGGTTCTTTTTGTTTTACGATTTTCTCCATACGACTTTCTCCTTAAATTAACATAATAGTTATAATAGAGTTAACTGTTACCATTATATCAATATTTTATTAACAATCAATCACTAAAATACTTTTTAATAGTCTTTTAATAATCACAAAGGCGTAATTGAATGATAATTAAAGCCTGCTGAACAGTCAAATTCAGAATTTATACGACAGACAGCCTCCCTGACAAATTTTCATACATTGCCCCCACTCTACGAAATCGTTATTAATACATTGTATATAAATTCATAGTATACCATTAATTGTAATCAATTGGAATTTATTTCTAGTATATCAAGTCATTTAAAAAAGCAGTCTCCGAGGTATTCTCCAACCTATACGAGAAGCAAATAAGCAGGGCCACCCGGAAGGGTGGCCACTGTAAATGATTATCTCAATATTTTTGAATTCTATTATTCACATTTTGGATATTTAGTAGTATCCCATGTCCTTCCCTCACTCTTAAGGAAGGCGTCATTTACATTAAAGTATTTATAGGAAAGAGCAGCATTCTGTTTGGTATATATAGTATCCCATGTACAATCAAGATGATAATATTTGCCCTCTAATTTTACTATATTCCATGCATGGGCTCCGCCTGCCCATCCGTGGGCAACCTTGATACACTCTATTCCTGCCCTGTTGAGAAGGATATTCATTGTATCAGCAATGGCATCGCATGCACCCTTCTTGTCTATGAGAACGCCATATGCACCTGTATATACCCCCAAAGTATAATTTGTATTATTACAAATATAGTCGTGCAGAGCCTTCTCCTTTTCCACAGGAGTCATGGCTGGAGTTGTAACTGAAGCAATGATTGCATCCGCTGTGTTTAAAAATGCTGCCACTTCCGCCTTTGTCTGGGTAAAACCCCAGAAATCAATTTTAATATTGGCATTGAACCCGGTATAACTTGAATAGTCTTTTATTGAATTACCGCTCAAGTCAAGCTCTGTAAGTTTTGTCAGGCAGGACAAAGGTGCAAAATCTTCTACGGCATTATCACTTAAATCAACATCCTCCAAGTTTGCAAGGCTGCTCAGAGAAGTTATATCCCTGATATTATTGTACCCCAGTCTCAAGGTTGACAGATTTTTTAATACTGAAAGAGAGCTTATATCTTCAATTTTACATGAATACAATACCAGTGAACTGAGATTTGTCTTAAAGTCCTTTATACAGCTTATATCCTTAATCGGATTACGATCAACATCAAGATTGTTTAAATTTGTAAGATTTTTTAAAGGACTTAAATCTGTTATCTGGTTACTCCCTAAACTTAGTATGTATAATTTTGACAGTTTCTCCAAAGGAGTTAGACTTTTAATCTTGTTATAATTTAAAAATAAGTATTTGAGATTTGTCAGCTCACTAAGCTGAGATATGTCTTCTAGTTGGTTGTCAGTCAAATAAAGCATATTCAAATTCTTTGCGTATTGAATCCCTTCGAGAGAGACTATGTCCAAATACTTTGCATCAAGGCTGTCGATTTTAAGCATATCGCTTTTGAGAATATCTCCGGTAGGTTTTGAGATAGCATCCCTAATAACATTCTCCAAACTAGAATCAGCAATATAAATTATATCATCCGTCTGAACAATAAGTGTTAATTTTACTTTGCCATCATAGCCTACAACTGTACCTTCAAAAAACTGTGTACCACCTATGGTTGTATCAACACTGGCAGTATTCCATTCAACTGGTAACTCCACCTCAGTACCGTCATATCTTTTTGCCTTGACCATAGCAGGCAGGGTATAAGGTTCTCCCTGCTTTACGGTGGTTCTTATATCCTCTATGGTATATTGAGGAACTACCTTTACGGTTACATAAGCTTTCTGTGAGAAGCCCTCTACAGTGCCTTCTACTTTGTACTCTCCTGCTTTGTTTAAATTCAGTGTCTCTTTGTTCCATGTTACATTGCCATATGGCATCCTATATGTACCATCGCTTAATTGTGCTGCCACAGTATCAGGCAGCTCCACTGAACCGTATTGTGGGACAGTAACCGGCATTCCTACAAAAGAAACTATAGAAGGATTTACATCCACAGTTAATGTCATCTCTCTTGAATACCCTTCAACCCTGCCTACAAATCTAAATCTTCCCAGAGTATTTAGGTCTATAACTGACGGTGTCCATATTACAGGAACCCTCGCGGTACCTCCTCCTACAATATTTA of the Ruminiclostridium papyrosolvens DSM 2782 genome contains:
- the pfkA gene encoding 6-phosphofructokinase, with the protein product MSDIKTIGVLTSGGDAPGMNAAIRAVVRTGIYHGFKMLGIRKGYNGLVTGDIFDMSARDVSDIIHRGGTILQTARCKAFTTDEGMQKAMSISKAFGMDALVVIGGDGSYRGARDFSKFGMKVMGLPGTIDNDIASSEYTIGYDTAMNTVQDALDKIRDTAYSHERCSVLEVMGRRAGHIALNVGIAGGAEVILLPEREFDFDKDIIRKIIQGRNSGKKNYIIILAEGVAEKIGGALELAKKIEDLTGIETRGTVLGYIQRGGSPTIQDRVMASVMGAKAVTLLKDGVFNRIISVKDSKVVDIDIDEALAMKKDIDNELLELSNILSI
- a CDS encoding phosphatidylserine decarboxylase; the encoded protein is MIKIYNRKNKQYDIEQVAGGNLLDTLYTTRRGKLGLELLVKRKVYSALTGFFCDRKISRRTIKGFADKFSIDINECQDKPEDFKSFNDFFARKLKSSARNFDKAQEKLLSPGDGRLQAWENIDKEKLLQIKGMTYSLSDLLQDEKLAQDYNGGTYMILRLCPVDYHRFHFFDSGKCMETHKIKGEYYSVNPVALKKIPELFCRNKREYSIFKTDNFGDVLYIEVGATSVGSIIQTYTPGERVSRGDEKGFFKFGGSTVLLIFKKDMVKIDEDIIQQTEEGFETRVLAGEAIGNCMYKKTK
- a CDS encoding GntR family transcriptional regulator — its product is MKLDFNNDKPIYLQLSEELEDAIIAGAYQEETQIPSTTEISVNYKINPATALKGINILVDNGIVYKKRGLGMFVANGAKEKILEQRKVDFFESYIKSLVTEAKKLSISKEDILKMLERGFEI
- a CDS encoding Ig-like domain-containing protein, whose product is MKSYSKFRVFLTMVLALLITMSSLYNPLIANANGNEVLRVENPNDTISINEGDSYSLPQTIPATLADGSRADVAVTWQSVKINTHNEGIYQLVGSVAGYAEKIYWNLIVNPVAYTVLKQAYVLPQTLHVFLADGTGYEVAVAWNPEIANTTKPGTYKYIGTVEGRPMQVALTLNVAGEIASLKYYAWGENAFQGTDYSLPETVEVNIVGGGTARVPVIWTPSVIDLNTLGRFRFVGRVEGYSREMTLTVDVNPSIVSFVGMPVTVPQYGSVELPDTVAAQLSDGTYRMPYGNVTWNKETLNLNKAGEYKVEGTVEGFSQKAYVTVKVVPQYTIEDIRTTVKQGEPYTLPAMVKAKRYDGTEVELPVEWNTASVDTTIGGTQFFEGTVVGYDGKVKLTLIVQTDDIIYIADSSLENVIRDAISKPTGDILKSDMLKIDSLDAKYLDIVSLEGIQYAKNLNMLYLTDNQLEDISQLSELTNLKYLFLNYNKIKSLTPLEKLSKLYILSLGSNQITDLSPLKNLTNLNNLDVDRNPIKDISCIKDFKTNLSSLVLYSCKIEDISSLSVLKNLSTLRLGYNNIRDITSLSSLANLEDVDLSDNAVEDFAPLSCLTKLTELDLSGNSIKDYSSYTGFNANIKIDFWGFTQTKAEVAAFLNTADAIIASVTTPAMTPVEKEKALHDYICNNTNYTLGVYTGAYGVLIDKKGACDAIADTMNILLNRAGIECIKVAHGWAGGAHAWNIVKLEGKYYHLDCTWDTIYTKQNAALSYKYFNVNDAFLKSEGRTWDTTKYPKCE
- a CDS encoding glycerate kinase, translating into MKKFVIAPDSFKGSMSSVEVCGIVKSKIIEFYPDSEIIEIPVADGGEGTSDCFIQLLGAQKVTLMATGPYNEKLQGYYARKGNTAILETAMFAGLPLAEQRLNPSVTTTFGVGTMIRHAVENGCREIIIGLGGSCTNDGGTGMACALGVCFKNKAGDEFIPTGSTLAEIAHIDTASAERLLKDCKITAMCDIDNPMYGKNGAAYVYAPQKGADRDMVLLLDKNLMDLSETIKSQLGVDVSKIPGSGAAGAMGAGILAFLKGSLKPGIETVLDLAGFENIIKDADVIFTGEGRIDRQSLRGKVVIGVAARAKSKNIPVVALVGDVGDGAEAAYEMGVSAIVSINRVAMPFEKAKARSKKDLADTVDMVMRLLKHHVNQK
- a CDS encoding glycoside hydrolase family 43 protein, with the protein product MEKIVKQKEPLVEHIYTADPSAHVFEGKIYIYPSHDLDEDIVSNDNGDQYMMEDYHILSLEDLNSPCVDNGEALHMKDVPWVSKQMWAPDAAFKNNTYYLYFPARDKDGIFRIGVASSSSPAGPFTAQKEPIPGSFSIDPAVLVDDDNRAYIYFGGLWGGQLEKWQTGSFSPDAEGPDVSAPAIGPRVAELSDDMLTFKEAPEEISIVDEEGNPILAGDEDRRYFEGPWMHKYNGNYYLSYSTGTTHTIVYAVGNNPKGPFVFKGKILTPVVGWTTHHSIVQYQDKWYLFYHDSSLSGGRDNKRCVKFTELKYNEDGTIQTIDPYK
- a CDS encoding zinc dependent phospholipase C family protein, which codes for MPNLVTHYLCGLEAVKMIENKECKKLIEQYKNVFNLGVQGPDILFYYGIWPWSPKTKYGTIGEKFHISKVNIVFSNIIDYILKQEGTVKDILTVYFMGFLCHNCLDSITHPYIFYKSGFKTDDDQRTNLYHYYHRRFETSIDVLMCNRLLKKKVHEIRINKLIGIPVRERDIIGDMYESVIASVFNFKIPGKLISRAIKDMNIVEKLLRDPHGIKKKFVAGVDQLLYGFPLFSSLIFPLQLKDGLDYLNLAKKEWAMPYDKNRKSNLSFIEMFKEACDKTQRFCQVLYSTITENTSNVSNALKLFGNNSYTSGINCDLSVKFKYHDIIFD
- a CDS encoding ABC transporter ATP-binding protein, with the protein product MSQMEIKNITKKFADVTALDNVTLKLEENKIYGLLGRNGAGKTTLLNLITNRIFPTDGEILVDGESVIENDSALSKLYFMTENNYYPEHMTVKKAFTWTKGFYTDFDIEYASELCEKFSLKLSQKIKTLSTGYTSIFKMILALSCNVPFVLLDEPVLGLDANHRDLFYKELLKNYSEKPKTIIISTHLIEEAAEIIEDVIIIKSGKLILKESVESVLSQGYAITGSISAVDSFTAGKNVLGADTIGGLKSAYILGHLDKSGIPEGLEVTKPDLQKLFIHMTNR